The following proteins come from a genomic window of Lycium ferocissimum isolate CSIRO_LF1 chromosome 4, AGI_CSIRO_Lferr_CH_V1, whole genome shotgun sequence:
- the LOC132052717 gene encoding uncharacterized protein LOC132052717 isoform X2, which translates to MGKNGKKKSHQQIRRDRAYYLEHEEQQYPPIESPQEQEDEKESEDDLISSISTSDIPSKFSLYQQSVQSPKGDISYLQKFFLMYVGGRVPLHFQEDFCGTALLSTEWLHGDARRTAIGLDLDVEALDWCIENNVNKVGGDVSSRIFLFHGNVLQPLEAKLVNAATQNLMQNITLGDSENDFADHKVMKDFQFPARDIVCAFNYSCCCLHTRQELVSYFKHALSALNKKGGIFVMDLYGGTSAEHELRMQRKFPNFTDNSEQCYNEKKKSMWTCQFWGCRYTFMHFSSLKFWAVPAYDPFLSPFIALKLHLFK; encoded by the exons ATGGGGAAGAATGGGAAGAAGAAAAGCCACCAACAAATCCGTAGAGATAGAGCTTACTATCTTGAACATGAAGAGCAACAATACCCACCTATTGAGTCCCCTCAAGAACAAGAAGATGAAAAAGAGAGTGAAGATGAtctaatttcttcaatttcaaccagTGATATCCCTTCTAAGTTTTCTCTATACCAACAATCTGTGCAG TCTCCAAAAGGGGACATAAGCTATCTGCAGAAATTCTTCTTGATGTACGTAGGTGGGAGGGTGCCCCTCCATTTCCAGGAAGATTTCTGCGGCACTGCTCTTTTGAG TACGGAATGGCTCCATGGTGATGCTAGGCGCACTGCTATTGGATTAGATTTGGATGTTGAGGCACTTGATTGGTGCATAGAGAACAATGTGAACAAAGTTGGTGGTGATGTCTCTTCCAGAATATTTCTGTTTCATGGTAATGTGTTGCAACCGCTTGAGGCCAAATTGGTTAATGCcgctactcaaaatctcatgcAAAACATAACACTAGGAGATAGTGAAAATGATTTTGCTGATCACAAAGTGATGAAGGATTTTCAATTTCCTGCAAGAGATATAGTTTGTGCTTTTAACTACAGTTGCTGTTGCCTTCATACTCGCCAAGAACTAGTTTCATACTTCAAACATGCCTTAAGTGCTCTGAACAAGAAGGGTGGAATATTTGTGATGGATCTATATGGAGGCACATCAGCGGAGCATGAGCTGAGGATGCAGAGAAAATTCCCTAACTTCACA GACAATTCGGAACAGTgctataatgaaaaaaaaaaatcgatgtGGACATGTCAATTCTGGGGATGCCGATACACGTTTATGCATTTTTCGTCATTAAAATTTTGGGCTGTACCTGCTTATGATCCATTTCTTTCACCGTTTATTGCATTAAAACTCCATTTATTCAAATGA